From the Rhodothalassiaceae bacterium genome, one window contains:
- a CDS encoding aminoglycoside phosphotransferase — translation MAGRSELFAGTMPVPPEKAFDVERLAAWLAGRIDGLKPPLKVRQFRGGQSNPTYLLIDAAGRRLVLRRKPPGPLLPSAHQVEREYRVISALHRDGRVPVARPHLLCEDESVIGSVFYVMDHVEGRIFWDAHVPGVSRAERGAIFDAMNRTIAALHGIDPVAVGLGDFGKPGNYFARQISRWSRQYLADEEAGRIPAMDRLVAWLPEHVPEGDETAIVHGDFRIDNMIFAADRPEVVAVLDWELSTLGHPLADFAYHLMMYRMPANLFAGLAGLDLEGLGIPSEEEYLARYCARVGRPPVTRDVLDFAIAYNMFRLAAILHGIKGRVVRGTAANPRAAEMAKLTEPLAELAWAQVERLAG, via the coding sequence ATGGCAGGGCGCAGCGAACTGTTCGCCGGCACGATGCCGGTGCCGCCGGAGAAGGCCTTCGACGTCGAGCGGCTTGCCGCCTGGCTCGCCGGGCGGATCGACGGGCTCAAGCCGCCGCTCAAGGTGCGGCAGTTCCGCGGTGGCCAGTCCAACCCCACCTATCTGCTGATCGATGCCGCCGGCCGCCGCCTCGTGCTGAGACGCAAGCCGCCGGGGCCGCTGCTGCCGTCCGCGCATCAGGTCGAGCGCGAGTACCGGGTGATCTCCGCGCTCCATCGCGACGGCCGCGTCCCGGTCGCGCGCCCGCATCTGCTGTGCGAGGACGAGAGCGTCATCGGCAGCGTCTTCTACGTGATGGACCACGTGGAGGGGCGGATCTTCTGGGACGCCCACGTGCCCGGGGTTTCGCGCGCCGAGCGCGGCGCGATCTTCGATGCCATGAACCGGACCATCGCCGCCTTGCACGGCATCGACCCGGTTGCCGTGGGGCTTGGCGACTTCGGCAAGCCCGGCAACTACTTCGCCCGCCAGATCTCGCGCTGGTCCCGCCAGTATCTGGCCGATGAGGAGGCGGGCCGCATCCCGGCCATGGACCGGCTGGTCGCATGGCTGCCCGAGCACGTGCCCGAAGGCGACGAGACGGCCATCGTCCACGGCGACTTCCGCATCGACAACATGATCTTCGCCGCCGACCGGCCGGAGGTGGTGGCGGTGCTCGACTGGGAGCTGTCCACCCTCGGCCACCCGCTGGCGGATTTCGCCTATCACCTCATGATGTACCGCATGCCCGCCAATCTCTTCGCGGGTCTGGCGGGCCTCGATCTCGAAGGCCTGGGCATCCCCTCGGAAGAGGAGTATCTTGCGCGCTACTGCGCGCGCGTCGGGCGGCCGCCCGTCACCCGCGACGTGCTCGACTTCGCCATCGCCTACAACATGTTCCGGCTGGCCGCGATTCTCCACGGCATCAAGGGCCGCGTGGTGCGCGGCACCGCCGCCAATCCGCGTGCCGCCGAGATGGCGAAGCTGACCGAGCCGCTCGCCGAGCTCGCCTGGGCGCAGGTCGAGCGGCTGGCGGGCTGA
- a CDS encoding hydrolase, translated as MPGESAAAVAARGLGLHLEEAGPRSAAVLPLLFIHGWGGRGRVFRHQIRHFSARRRCLAPDLPGHGLSAKPQIDYAIPVLAETLAALLEVLAVRRVIPVGHSMGALVALELARLLGPARVPALALIEPAPLLPPENVARGLEKTERLLREEGWRAAMRRLLDSAFLLPGEPDGEVRAEAEAGMKAVSPFAAEACWEAMRQYGGEETLAALAQPVAVILGARPQVDIGRWRAASSAPLLIGQTLGAGHFNLLTVPAQVNAMLSTFLERVDTAA; from the coding sequence ATGCCGGGCGAATCGGCGGCGGCCGTCGCGGCGCGGGGCCTCGGCCTGCATCTGGAGGAGGCCGGCCCGCGCAGCGCCGCCGTCCTCCCGCTGCTGTTCATCCACGGCTGGGGCGGACGCGGCCGCGTGTTCCGGCATCAGATCCGGCATTTTTCCGCGCGCCGCCGCTGTCTTGCGCCGGACCTGCCGGGACACGGGCTGAGCGCGAAGCCCCAGATCGACTACGCGATCCCCGTGCTGGCCGAGACATTGGCCGCACTTCTCGAGGTGCTGGCCGTCCGTCGGGTGATCCCGGTGGGGCATTCGATGGGCGCGCTCGTCGCCCTCGAGCTCGCACGCCTTTTGGGGCCGGCGCGGGTGCCCGCGCTGGCGCTCATCGAGCCGGCGCCTCTGCTGCCGCCGGAGAATGTCGCGCGCGGGCTGGAGAAGACGGAGCGCCTCCTGCGCGAGGAGGGCTGGCGGGCCGCGATGCGCCGGCTGCTCGACTCGGCCTTCCTTCTGCCGGGCGAGCCGGATGGCGAGGTCCGGGCGGAGGCGGAAGCCGGGATGAAGGCCGTCTCGCCCTTCGCGGCGGAGGCCTGTTGGGAGGCGATGCGGCAATATGGCGGCGAGGAGACGCTCGCCGCCCTCGCGCAGCCGGTCGCCGTCATCCTCGGCGCCCGCCCGCAGGTGGACATCGGCCGCTGGCGCGCCGCATCTTCCGCGCCGCTATTGATCGGCCAGACGCTGGGCGCCGGGCATTTCAACCTGTTGACCGTGCCCGCGCAGGTGAACGCGATGCTCTCGACCTTCCTGGAGCGGGTGGACACCGCCGCCTGA
- a CDS encoding acyl-CoA dehydrogenase: MLPRREIYEESHEIFRDSVRKFLAAECRPYRDEWRRAGTSPRSFWRKCGEAGLLCPDLPEEYGGAGGDFRFNCIVDEEMAYGGAAVALSVHSDIVAPYILHYGSEEMKKTWLPKMVTGEAIGAIAMTEPGTGSDLQAVQTTAVRDGNHYVITGQKTFISNGQNADIVIVVAKTDPSAGAHGISLILVEADRPGFRRGRNLEKMGQKEADTSELFFDEVRVPITNCIGAENQGFIYLMQQLPQERLVIAVAAAAAARRAFDITVDYVKERKAFGRPIAKFQNTRFKLAEMLTEIEVGQAFVDQCIRKHLKGALSPAEAAMAKLWLTEMQGRVVDECVQLHGGYGYMMEYEIAHHYTGARVQRIYGGTSEIMKELISRAIV, translated from the coding sequence ATGCTGCCCAGACGCGAGATCTACGAGGAATCCCACGAGATCTTCCGCGATTCCGTGCGCAAGTTCCTGGCCGCCGAATGCCGGCCGTACCGCGATGAATGGCGCAGGGCCGGCACGAGCCCGAGAAGCTTCTGGCGCAAATGCGGCGAGGCGGGGCTGCTGTGTCCCGATCTGCCGGAGGAATACGGCGGCGCGGGCGGCGACTTCCGCTTCAACTGCATCGTGGATGAGGAGATGGCCTATGGCGGCGCGGCGGTCGCCCTGTCCGTGCATTCCGACATCGTCGCGCCCTACATCCTCCACTACGGCTCGGAGGAGATGAAGAAGACCTGGCTGCCGAAGATGGTGACCGGCGAGGCGATCGGTGCGATCGCGATGACGGAGCCGGGAACCGGGTCGGATCTGCAGGCGGTGCAGACGACCGCCGTGCGCGACGGCAACCACTATGTGATAACGGGGCAGAAGACCTTCATCTCCAACGGCCAGAACGCGGACATCGTGATCGTCGTGGCGAAGACGGATCCTTCCGCCGGGGCCCACGGCATCAGCCTGATCCTGGTCGAGGCGGACCGGCCCGGCTTCCGCCGCGGCCGCAATCTCGAAAAGATGGGCCAGAAGGAGGCCGACACTTCCGAGCTCTTCTTCGACGAGGTGCGGGTGCCCATCACCAACTGCATCGGCGCCGAAAACCAGGGCTTCATCTATCTGATGCAGCAACTGCCCCAGGAGCGCCTCGTGATCGCGGTCGCGGCCGCCGCCGCCGCGCGGCGCGCCTTCGACATCACCGTCGATTACGTGAAGGAGCGCAAGGCCTTCGGTCGGCCGATCGCCAAATTCCAGAACACGCGCTTCAAGCTCGCCGAGATGCTGACGGAGATCGAGGTCGGCCAGGCCTTCGTCGACCAGTGCATCAGAAAGCACCTGAAGGGCGCGCTTTCGCCCGCGGAAGCGGCGATGGCCAAGCTGTGGCTGACCGAGATGCAGGGCCGCGTCGTGGACGAGTGCGTGCAGCTGCACGGCGGCTATGGCTACATGATGGAATACGAGATCGCGCATCATTACACCGGCGCGCGGGTCCAGCGCATCTACGGCGGCACTTCCGAGATCATGAAGGAGCTGATCTCGCGCGCGATCGTCTAG